A segment of the Sphingobacterium oryzagri genome:
CTAACGCATGCAGAGATCAATTTTATCAAAGCAGAAATCTATTTCGGACAAGGGAACAGGGCACAATCATTACAAGCTTATCGTGCCGGCATACAAGCGCATTTCGAGCTGTTAGGACTTGATGCAACCGCCTATATGGCCAGTTCTTCCGTCGTGAGCGTAGCCAGCGAATTATCGTTGAGCGAAATTATGATCCAAAAATACATCGCTTTGTCTTATTCGCCAGAGTTGTTTAATGATGTACGCCGTATGGACTACTGCACCGATAACACGGGTCGATATAATTTAGCGCAAGGCGTTTATAAAGGAATGGATAGACCGGGAAATGTTTTCGATATTGCGTTTCCGAGCGATGATATGTGGCCAAGACGATTTAATATTACCGTCTACGGCAATTCGTATAACCAGGAGCAGGTCTTGGCAGCAGAGCCTGATGCTACATCGGCGACGTATACATCAAAGCGCATTTGGTGGGACATCGCCAACTAAGTCTGTTAAAAATCCCGAAATCAAGCGTTTCGGGATTTTTTTTATTCAGTATTCTTGTTTATGTTTGTTTTGCAATTAAAAACGCATAAATATGAAAAGAGTACTGGCTATTATCGCCTTTATTGCTTGTTCTTTCGTTTCCTGTACAGCGAATAAAAAGCAACAAACTGAAAAAACTGCGGCAAATGCCGACTCGGCATCGATACACCTGTCAACGGCTGTCTTACCTGCGGCGGATCAATTGGAGGTGTACTTACCTTTGCTAAAAGGAAAAAAAGTCGGCCTGATGGGCAACCAAACTTCGGTTGTGGGGGCTGATAACGCCCACTTAGTGGATGTGCTGCTGCGCGAGAAGGTCGATCTACAGTTTGCCTTTGCACCAGAACACGGCTTTCGCGGAGATGTAGAGCGTGGCGAGAAAGTAAGCAATGAGGTGGATACGAAGACTGGCCTGCCGCTTTTTACCTTATACGGCGGAAATGAAAAGCAGGATTCGATCGTTCGTGCTATAGACGTCATGATTTTTGATCTGCAAGATGTGGGCGCCCGCTTTTACACTTATATTACCTCACTACATCGCGTGATGGAGCTCTGCGCTAAACACCATAAACAACTTATTGTGCTGGATAGGCCAAATCCCTGCGGTGATCAGGTAGACGGACCGGTACGCGAAGATGATAAGTTTAAGTCTAATGTTTCTTTTCATAAAATTGCCATGGTGCATGGATTGACGATCGGCGAACTGGCTAAAATGATTAACGGTGAGAAGTGGCTTGAAAATGGTATACGATGTGACTTGACCGTGGTGCCGGTGAAAAACTGGGATCATAAAACCCGCTATGTGTTGCCTGTTATTCCTTCGCCAAGTTTGCCGAACGACCTTTCGGTGCGGTTGTATGCTTCTTTATGTCTGTTTGAGGGAACGGATATCTCCATAGGTCGCGGCACAGACTGGCCTTTTCAAGTGATTGGCTACACAAATCCTGTGTACGGCGATTTCAGCTTTACGCCGCAGGAAAAGGCTGGTATGGCTAAGCATGTAGAAGGAAAAGGTGAGCGGTTGTATGGCGTAGATTTACGCCGACTGGATGCAGATAAGCAGGTTTTTACCCTAAAATACTTGCTGGATTTTTATCAAAAAATGCCAGATAAGCGCCAGTTCT
Coding sequences within it:
- a CDS encoding exo-beta-N-acetylmuramidase NamZ family protein, which codes for MKRVLAIIAFIACSFVSCTANKKQQTEKTAANADSASIHLSTAVLPAADQLEVYLPLLKGKKVGLMGNQTSVVGADNAHLVDVLLREKVDLQFAFAPEHGFRGDVERGEKVSNEVDTKTGLPLFTLYGGNEKQDSIVRAIDVMIFDLQDVGARFYTYITSLHRVMELCAKHHKQLIVLDRPNPCGDQVDGPVREDDKFKSNVSFHKIAMVHGLTIGELAKMINGEKWLENGIRCDLTVVPVKNWDHKTRYVLPVIPSPSLPNDLSVRLYASLCLFEGTDISIGRGTDWPFQVIGYTNPVYGDFSFTPQEKAGMAKHVEGKGERLYGVDLRRLDADKQVFTLKYLLDFYQKMPDKRQFFARPEFFDKLAGTDELRNQIIAGKSESEIRASWATALLAYKSMRKKYLLYNDFE